The Raphanus sativus cultivar WK10039 chromosome 6, ASM80110v3, whole genome shotgun sequence sequence ATGCGTCATCATCCATACAAACGCAAACCCATCACcgtcttctccttcttctttcttaTCTATCTCAATCTCCACAGCCCACAGACCATAGAAGCTCGAAACCCATCTCAGTTCACTATTAACCCGTCCCGGCATAACGTCAATATACCGGAAATAAAACGTCACCTTCACCGGTTCGGTTACCTCCAACGCAACAACGTCTCGTTTGAGCAAGCTCTCTCACGTTACCAGAAAAACCTCGGTCTACCGATAACCGGGAAACCAGATTCCGACACGTTGTCACACGTTCGGTTACCAAGATGCGGATTCCCCGATGACGTGGACTCCAAAACGATGGCGTttcatacaaaacaaaaatacgtGTATTTCCCCGGAAGGCCCAGGTGGACGAGAGACATCCCACTGCAGCTCACGTACGCCTTCTCGCAGGAGAACCTCACCCCTTATCTAACACCAACGCAAATTCAGCGCGTGTTCCGACGCGCTTTCGCCAAGTGGGCCTCGGTGATCCCCGTCAGCTTCGTCGAGACGGAGGACTACGAAATCGCCGACATCAAAATCGGATTCTTCGCCGGAGATCACGGCGACGGAGAGCCGTTCGACGGCGTTTTAGGCGTGTTGGCGCACACTTTCTCTCCCGAGAACGGTAGGCTTCATCTAGACAAAGCGGAGACGTGGGCCGTCGATTTCCACGAGCAGAAATCAACGGTGGCCGTCGATCTGGAGTCAGTTGCTGTGCACGAGATAGGTCACGTGCTTGGGCTGGGCCATAGCTCGGTGAAAGACGCGGCTATGTACCCAACTTTAAAGCCCAGAAGTAAGAAAGTGGATTTGAATGTTGATGATGTCGTTGGAGTACAGTCTTTGTACGGAACCAACCCAAATTTCAACTTAAGTAGTTTGCTCGCGTCGGAGACTTCGACCAATGTAGCTGATGGCATGTTGGTTCGGTCTGAAGGAGTCATCTATTCAACTTTGGGTACTCTTCTCGTTCTGGGCTTTCTTAATCTTTAGGTTCGTATAATAGACCCACAGATCGATTAATTCAATCTCAAAGTGTATAGGATCATCATAGATACATGGAATACAATTAAgtcttctttttaaaaaaactcaaGACTGTTGAGtgtatttatatttcttataaaatgGACACACAGCAGCAACGAGGCCCATTACAAATGGGTTAGGATACTAACGGCCCAGTAGATTGTGATGAGGCTAGCTAAAATGATACGTAATAGAATATTAACAAGCCGAAGAAGATTTAACTTTGTGGCCTATATTTTTCCAAGTATGGAAGAAGTAAACACCAAA is a genomic window containing:
- the LOC108809709 gene encoding metalloendoproteinase 4-MMP, which encodes MRHHPYKRKPITVFSFFFLIYLNLHSPQTIEARNPSQFTINPSRHNVNIPEIKRHLHRFGYLQRNNVSFEQALSRYQKNLGLPITGKPDSDTLSHVRLPRCGFPDDVDSKTMAFHTKQKYVYFPGRPRWTRDIPLQLTYAFSQENLTPYLTPTQIQRVFRRAFAKWASVIPVSFVETEDYEIADIKIGFFAGDHGDGEPFDGVLGVLAHTFSPENGRLHLDKAETWAVDFHEQKSTVAVDLESVAVHEIGHVLGLGHSSVKDAAMYPTLKPRSKKVDLNVDDVVGVQSLYGTNPNFNLSSLLASETSTNVADGMLVRSEGVIYSTLGTLLVLGFLNL